A region of Selenomonadales bacterium DNA encodes the following proteins:
- a CDS encoding substrate-binding domain-containing protein, which produces MKRKLFGVTLVLVLLVTLVFTGCRPAARPEQPPIKIGALASLSGVLQDYGTQFRRGFELGLEFMTEGKMEVAGRKIEVIWEDTTTVPAVARERAIKLLDQDKVDLLVGVTSSADAIAVLPVAQEFKRVIIVEPAAADVITGQFWNRYVFRTGRNTAQDAIAMADIVAKPGVKIATLAPDTAFGRAGVTPFVPQALARGATVVAQEFAPAATTDFTPHILRLIAADPDYLFVIWAGANNPWRQLMELDVRGKGINIVTGAPEIAALRLMNDMVGMTGFTVYYHTVPPTNAMNDWLIKTHQQRFGSPPDIFTSGGMANAAAVITALRKTEGNTDSEVLIQTLRGMQFDSPTGQRWFRSEDHQAMQPLFEITLTAVPGVDHPVPQLVRVISAERLAPPVTVPAGAPR; this is translated from the coding sequence ATGAAAAGAAAACTATTCGGCGTTACCCTGGTACTGGTTCTGCTTGTTACCCTGGTCTTTACAGGCTGTAGACCCGCCGCGCGTCCCGAGCAGCCGCCCATTAAAATCGGCGCCTTGGCTTCGCTAAGCGGCGTGCTGCAGGATTACGGCACGCAGTTTAGGCGCGGCTTTGAACTTGGCCTCGAGTTTATGACCGAGGGCAAAATGGAAGTTGCCGGCCGCAAAATCGAAGTAATTTGGGAAGATACGACCACCGTCCCTGCGGTAGCCAGAGAGCGCGCCATTAAGCTCCTTGACCAAGACAAAGTAGATCTCCTGGTTGGCGTTACATCCTCGGCCGATGCCATTGCCGTATTGCCGGTAGCCCAGGAGTTTAAGCGTGTAATCATTGTTGAGCCTGCCGCAGCCGACGTTATTACCGGCCAGTTCTGGAACCGCTACGTGTTTCGCACCGGCCGCAACACCGCACAGGATGCCATTGCCATGGCCGACATCGTAGCCAAACCAGGCGTAAAGATTGCGACACTGGCTCCCGATACCGCCTTCGGCCGCGCCGGGGTTACGCCATTTGTGCCGCAAGCATTAGCACGCGGTGCGACCGTGGTAGCACAAGAGTTCGCTCCTGCCGCTACTACAGACTTTACACCACATATCCTGCGCCTCATTGCCGCAGACCCCGACTACCTGTTTGTTATCTGGGCAGGTGCTAACAACCCGTGGCGTCAGCTGATGGAACTAGACGTGCGCGGTAAGGGCATCAACATAGTCACCGGCGCACCGGAAATTGCCGCTCTGCGCCTTATGAACGATATGGTCGGCATGACCGGCTTCACAGTGTACTACCACACCGTTCCCCCGACAAACGCCATGAACGACTGGCTGATTAAGACACATCAACAGCGCTTTGGCTCGCCCCCCGACATCTTCACGTCCGGCGGTATGGCCAACGCTGCGGCCGTAATTACCGCTCTGCGCAAGACAGAAGGCAACACCGACAGCGAAGTGCTCATTCAGACTCTGCGCGGCATGCAGTTTGACTCACCAACCGGACAACGCTGGTTCCGCTCCGAAGACCACCAAGCTATGCAGCCGTTGTTTGAAATTACGCTCACGGCCGTTCCCGGCGTCGACCACCCGGTGCCACAGCTCGTCCGCGTCATTTCTGCGGAAAGGCTAGCGCCGCCGGTAACCGTTCCGGCAGGAGCGCCGCGCTAG